The window TAAAGACCGACGCCTACACCAGCAAGAATGGCTGCACCTAGGGTAGTGGCATGATCGGAGTACGGTACTTCAATGGTTCGGGATGTAATATCTGCTTTTAGTTGTGTCCAGACATGGCTGTTAGCGCTACCGCCTACACTGGATAACTTACCCACTTGAATACCTGTTTCTTCAGCAGTCTCCAGATTATGACGGAGGGCATAAGCCACACCTTCCATGGTACTTCTAATCATATGCGCTCTGGTTTTATCAAAGGATAACCCATAATACACACCTTTTGCTTGAGAGTTCCATAGGGGTGATCGTTCACCCTTCATGTAAGGCAAGAAAAGGATACCATCACTACCTGGTGGAATGGCACTGGCTTCTTCACTCATAACAGCAAAGGGGTTACTATCTTTTTCCAGGGCTTCTTGTTGTTCTGCATGACCAAACTCTCTATTAAACCAATTAAGCGTACCACCGCCACCTGTAGTCCCACCTTGTAATAGCCACATATTGGGTATGACGTGATAGCCAAGGATTAACTTGGGATGGATAACAGGCTGACTGAGTGCGATGCTCATGCCCCCTGCCTGACCGCCTTGTTCTTGTGTTTGTCCTTCATGGATAACTCCTGCTCCTAGCGTACAACAAGCAGCATCTAATCCACCTGCAACAACAGGTGTCCCAACGCTTAGACCTGTGGCTTTTGCCACTTCTTCTGTCACATGACCCACCACATCATGACTTTGCATGATGGGTGCCATTAAATCTAAGGATATACCAAGGGCATCTGCAACTGTTTCATCCCACTGTCCTGTCTTCATATTGAAAAAATGGAAGCCATAACATTGTGAATAATCCTGTGAATACTTACCTGTTAACTTAAAGGCGATATAGGCGTTGCTTTGAAGAAATTTATCCGTTTGCTGATAGAGATCAGGCCTGTTTTCTTTTAACCATAACATCTTAGGGGTAATATACGCCGGGTCAACTGGATTACCGCTCAATGCAATAAGTGCTTCTTCATTCAGCTTTTCTTTCATCCAATCGGCTTGTTTCCCTGCTCGTCTATCCAGCCAAATCATAGCAGGGTATAGCACATCACCGGATTGATTAACGGGAATACAAGCCCAACTTGTACCATCGATACCAATGCCTTTTATGGCTGTTGGACAAATAGCATCTTCCTCTAACATGGACTGAATACCCTCTTTTATGACTTGCCACCACTCTTCTGGTTTTTGCTCAACAAACCCTTCTTCTGGGTAGTAGGTGGGATATGATTTTGTAACACTTGAAACCACTTGACCTGCTGTATCAAAGATGGTTATTTTACAACCAGATGTCCCTTGGTCAATAGCTAGTAACAAATCTTTCATTACACAACAACACCTTTTTTAAGAATTATGTTCGCATATAAGGATGTTTCACCTGTTGCTACAACCGCATAGGCTTTTTTAGCTCTTTCATAAAATGCAAAGCGTTCTTCATGGGCGATTTTCTTTTGACCTTCTTTTTCTTCAATGATCTTTTTATAGGTATCCCATATTTCAGGTACGTAAGAATCCCCTTTTACAACTTCCATTAAAGCTACGGGCTCTTCCACGTATATATCCAGTGGCATTAATGCCAGAATGGCTTCCAATATATCGGGTACACCATGGCCATCTAAACGAACTAATCGTTGTGCCATAGCTGCCGCAGGAAAATTACCATCGGATATAACTATTTCATCCCCATGCCCCATTTCCATCAATATCTTTAATAAATCGGGTGAAACGATACTTGGAATATTTTTTAACATATGACCTTCATCTCCTTTATTTATTAACTGTCCTCATAATTGTCTTGCTTAATGACTTTTACTTGTTTGAAATACCCATCAACCAATGCCTGTTCCACATAACCTGTCTGTGAGAAGAGGGTATTGGTTGTGCCACAAGCAATGCCTATCTTTACCATATCTATTTGGCTATAGCCTCTTGACAAACCAACGGCACATCCTGCAACAAAGGAATCACCTGAACCAACGGTGTTGACAACATCTACCGAAGGATTGGTAAACGTATACACACCATCCTCAAGTCCAGCGATACACCCTTTTTTCCCTCGACTAATGATAGGTACTTCAATGCCCATTTGTTTGAAGCATTTGATGGCTTGGGCAAGCCCTTCTTCTGTTGCAACATCCCCATGGTAGACGTCTTTTATTTCGTCTGCATTGGGTTTAATCATGTAGGGTGTAGCTTGAATGCCTTCTGTGAATGCCTTAGAACTGGTATCCAATAGGACTTTTTTCCCTTGCTCTTTGGCAATGTGAATGAGCTTTGCATAAAAATCGGTGGGTAATCCCTTAGGTAAACTACCTGATAAGGTGACCACACTTACATCCTGCAACATCCCTTCATAAGCTTTTAAAAATGTCTTTGCCTCATCTTGGGATATGGTTGGACCAGCTTCTAGGACTTCTGTACTTCTTTGGTTAATGGGGTCGGATACATTGATGCATATGCGTGTATCACCGTTAATCGTAACAAATCGACTTTCTATACCCAGTGCTTCCACTTTGGTTCGAATATAATCACCATTAGCACCACCCAGTAAACCCGATGCTGCTACATCTGCACCTACTAACTTGGCCACCCGTGCTACATTCAGTCCTTTACCCCCTGGGGAGGCAATCGTCTGGCTAGGACGATGCACCTCCCCAAGTTGGTAGTTGTCAACCATATATATTTTGTCAATAGCAGGGTTCATTGTAATTGTAAGAATCATTTAATCTCTCCTATAATTCATCTGCTAATCCATTTGAACCACATAATCTGATTTTTTCTTTCACGACTTTTTTCACTGCTTCTCGTGCAGCACCCATATAGTTTCTTGGGTCATTCTCATCTTTGTTTTTCTCAAATGTGCTGACAATGGCTTTTGCCATGGGGTTTTTCAATTCTGTAGCAATGTTGATTTTTGCAATACCTCTTTTTATGGCTTCTTTGATACTGGCATCAGGTACGCCGGATGCACCATGTAATACCAGTGGCACATCGACCATGGCTTCTATTTCAGATAAACGTTCAAAATCAAGTTTAGGTTCACCTTTGTACATACCGTGTGCTGTTCCAATAGCAATGGCTAATGTATCAATCCCCGTATCTTCAACAAATTGCTTGGCTTCTGATGGTACTGTTAATGCGGCTTCATCTTCATTAACAAACATATCGTCTTCTACACCGCCGATTTTACCAATTTCACCTTCAACTTGCATGCCAACAGCATGAGCCATTTCTGTTACACGTTTAACTAACGCCACATTTTCCTCGTAGTCAAGATGAGCACCGTCAATCATAACGGATGTATAGTGATTACGAATACAATGAACAATGGTATCAAAAGATGGGCAATGGTCCACATGCAGTGCTACGGGAATATCCACCATATCTGCCGCTTTTTTTACAATAGCACCAATGTATTCAATCCCTGCATGTCTTAATGTACCTGGTGTGGTTTGAATAATAACCGGTGCTCTTTCTTCACTTGCACCTTCAATGACCGCTTGTATGGTTTCTAAGTTGTGAATATTGAATGCTGCAATAGCTGCTTTTTTTTCTTTTGCTTTTTTAATGAGTGGTAATGAGCTTACTAATGGCATATGTATAACCTCCTTATGCTTATAATTCCATGATAATTTTTCCAGATACTTCTTTGGCTTCTATGGCTTCAAAGGCTGCGCCAATCTCTTCAATGGGAATCACACGATCAATGAGTTTTTCCACCTTGATTTGACCTGTTCCCAGATAATGAGCCCCTAAAGTCCATTCTTTACCAGGGTATGGTGCGGAATAGGACATCCAAGAACCTCGAAGGGTTAACTCTTTTCTATTCATGTACTCAAATTGCTTCGGTTCGATGGTAAATGCTACGTGAGGTGTCCCAATATACATGACACTGCCTTTATTGGCTGCAATCTCTAAGCAGAGCATTTCAGTAAAAGGTACCCCTGCTGTTTCAAGAACCATTTCAAAGCCTTTTCCATCGGTGTAGTCTTTTACTTTTTCATGGATGTCATCTGTCTTGGTATTAATCACATAGTTAGCGCCTAACTCTTTGGCTACTTTGAGTCTTTCATCATCAATATCAAATACGGTGATTTCTTTTGCACCCATGATTTTGGCGCATTGCAAGGTGAGTAATCCAATGGTTCCCATACCCGTTATTGCTACCCTGGTCATTGGTTTGAAGTCCATTACGAATAGGCCGTGTAAGGCTACAGTTACTGGCTCAAGAAATGAACCTTGTATGTAGGATACGGTGTCTGGTAACTTCACCACATTGATAGCAGGTGCTTTCACATATTCTGCCCAAGCACCATACTCTCTTGACCCAATAAAGCTATACTGTTTACATAATGCATGATTACCACTTAAGCAGTCTTCACATGTAAGGCAAGGTTTCAAAGGAGCAACAGATACTTTATCCCCTGCTTTCACATGGGTTACTTCTGTACCAATCTCTACCACTTCACCTGAGAACTCATGACCAAATACATTGGGATAGTAATGAGAAGCTGTTCCTAAAACACGTGGAATATCTGAACCACAAACCCCTGAAGCTTTTACCTTAATTAATACTTCATGGTCTTGAATGGTAGGTTTTTCAATCTCTTCAATTCTTATATCTTTTTGTGCATATAATACAGCTGCTTTCATGAATGTCCTCCCTATCTATTTGGCAATGGTGCCATCTAAGTCCCATAGATCTTCCCATGTTTGATTATCTTTCCATAAGAAAACTTGACCTTTGATTAAACGGCAGTTTTTATCAATTTTAGCGATGGCTTTCATTTCTTCATCTGTTAATAAATCTTTTGTGACACTGACAAGGTTACTTAAATATTCATTTCTTCTTACTGAAAATGGAATAGGAATTTGACCTCTTTGAGCTGCCCATTTAATACAAACAACGGCTGGGTGAACCCCAAGTCTTTTAGCTGCCGCTACAATAACTGGATCTTCAATGTCTACCGTGTCATTCTCAGTTTTGTCACGATCTGGACGGGTTGGTGATCCAATGGGGCAGAAACCAATGGGTTGAATGCCATTCTCTATGCAGTAATCAAACAGTTCCTGCTGTTGGAAATGAGGATGCTGTTCCATTTCATTCACTGCTGGTTTGATTCTTGCATCTTTTAAGAGTAACTCAAATTTTGCTTTTGTCATGTTTGATGTACCGATGTTCTTAACCAGCCCCATGTCCACTAGTCGTTCCATCTGACGCCATGTTTTCATAAAATTCTCATGTATGTATGGGCGGGCATTTTCACTTCGTGAATCCACGTCACAACCAGGAGCATGATAATTAGGGAATGGCCAGTGTACTAAATACAAGTCTAAGTAATCCAGTCTTAAATCTTTCAACGTCTGAGCAACGGAAAGGAGTACATCCCCATCGCCATGCATGTCGTTCCATACCTTGGAAGTGATCCATAAGTCTTCACGCTTGATGCCTGCCTTTATAGCAATTTCAAGGGATTCTCCAATCTCTTTCTCGTTTCCATACACCGATGCACAATCAATATGGCGGTAGCCTACTGAAATGGCTTCTAATACAGCATCACTTATTTCATCCGCTGTAAAACGGTCGGAACCAAATGTACCAAGGCCAACAGCTGGGATCTCGTCACCCATACGTAATTTTCTCTTTGGGATTAAGTTAGGGTCTACAGCATCTGAAGCAATTTTAAAGTTTGTTCTAAGGTTATTTTCCATGATTCATCTACTCCTTTTTTGATTTATAGTTGGTTTTTTATGCTTTTTTTATATGAAAAGCTTAACATTTAGCTTAGTTCTATTATTATAGAGCTAAACGTTTCGCTTTTGTTGAAATAATATCAACCAAAAGATATAAATTGATATTTATATATTGGTTGACACCGATTCCTTGATATGCACGTTGGTCTTCAATCGGTACACTTCAGGGAAATCACCATAATCATTATTGAGTCGTTTTAACATGAGCTTTGCGGCTGTTTCACCAATTTCCTTCATGGGTTGTTCCACAATGGATAATGGGGGACGCACAACTTTTGCCATTTGGATATTGTCAAAACCAATTAATGATAAGTCATCTGGAATACGAATGTTCAAATCATTCACTGCCATAATGGCACCAATGGTCATCTCATAATTGGTGACCAAGATGGATGAAGGCGGATGCTCCATTTTCCACAAGTCCACCAGAGCTTGATAACCGCTTTCAACGGTATAATCGCCATTTCTAATCAACTTGTCATCAATGGTCACATCGTAATCATGATGGACACGCACATACCCTTTTTTTCTTTCCTCTGCCGTATACGTATGATCCGGACCACATATAATACCTATCCGTCTATGTTTCCTTATAATGAGTTCTTCAACGGCTTGATAGGAGGCATTCAGGTTATCTGCAAGAACAATATCACATTCTAAGCCTTTTATCATACGGTCTAGCAAAATAATGGGTATTTTCTTATCCAGTAACGCCTGTATGTGTTCTTTTTCTTTACTATAGCTTACCATGATAATGCCATCCACATGTTTGTTAAGAAGAAATTCCAGCTTTTTACGTTCCAATGTAGGGTCTTCTTTGAAGTCGCATATGATAGTGCCATAGCCTTTTTGTTGTAAAATACCTTCTATGATGGATACAATGGACGTAAAAAATATATTTTCTAGGGAAGGTAACAGTACACCGATGGTCATGGTTTTATTGGTTTTTAAGCCACGAGCAATTTCATTGCGGCGATAATCTAAAACATCGATGGCTTCTTGTATCATGCGTCTATTCTCTTCTAAAACATTACCACCATTAATATATTTAGATATGGTTGCTATCGATAATCCTGTATATTTTGCTACATCTTTAATTGTTGAAATACCAGACA is drawn from Vallitalea pronyensis and contains these coding sequences:
- a CDS encoding LacI family DNA-binding transcriptional regulator, translated to MSGISTIKDVAKYTGLSIATISKYINGGNVLEENRRMIQEAIDVLDYRRNEIARGLKTNKTMTIGVLLPSLENIFFTSIVSIIEGILQQKGYGTIICDFKEDPTLERKKLEFLLNKHVDGIIMVSYSKEKEHIQALLDKKIPIILLDRMIKGLECDIVLADNLNASYQAVEELIIRKHRRIGIICGPDHTYTAEERKKGYVRVHHDYDVTIDDKLIRNGDYTVESGYQALVDLWKMEHPPSSILVTNYEMTIGAIMAVNDLNIRIPDDLSLIGFDNIQMAKVVRPPLSIVEQPMKEIGETAAKLMLKRLNNDYGDFPEVYRLKTNVHIKESVSTNI
- a CDS encoding class II fructose-bisphosphate aldolase; this translates as MPLVSSLPLIKKAKEKKAAIAAFNIHNLETIQAVIEGASEERAPVIIQTTPGTLRHAGIEYIGAIVKKAADMVDIPVALHVDHCPSFDTIVHCIRNHYTSVMIDGAHLDYEENVALVKRVTEMAHAVGMQVEGEIGKIGGVEDDMFVNEDEAALTVPSEAKQFVEDTGIDTLAIAIGTAHGMYKGEPKLDFERLSEIEAMVDVPLVLHGASGVPDASIKEAIKRGIAKINIATELKNPMAKAIVSTFEKNKDENDPRNYMGAAREAVKKVVKEKIRLCGSNGLADEL
- the pfkB gene encoding 1-phosphofructokinase — translated: MILTITMNPAIDKIYMVDNYQLGEVHRPSQTIASPGGKGLNVARVAKLVGADVAASGLLGGANGDYIRTKVEALGIESRFVTINGDTRICINVSDPINQRSTEVLEAGPTISQDEAKTFLKAYEGMLQDVSVVTLSGSLPKGLPTDFYAKLIHIAKEQGKKVLLDTSSKAFTEGIQATPYMIKPNADEIKDVYHGDVATEEGLAQAIKCFKQMGIEVPIISRGKKGCIAGLEDGVYTFTNPSVDVVNTVGSGDSFVAGCAVGLSRGYSQIDMVKIGIACGTTNTLFSQTGYVEQALVDGYFKQVKVIKQDNYEDS
- a CDS encoding aldo/keto reductase gives rise to the protein MENNLRTNFKIASDAVDPNLIPKRKLRMGDEIPAVGLGTFGSDRFTADEISDAVLEAISVGYRHIDCASVYGNEKEIGESLEIAIKAGIKREDLWITSKVWNDMHGDGDVLLSVAQTLKDLRLDYLDLYLVHWPFPNYHAPGCDVDSRSENARPYIHENFMKTWRQMERLVDMGLVKNIGTSNMTKAKFELLLKDARIKPAVNEMEQHPHFQQQELFDYCIENGIQPIGFCPIGSPTRPDRDKTENDTVDIEDPVIVAAAKRLGVHPAVVCIKWAAQRGQIPIPFSVRRNEYLSNLVSVTKDLLTDEEMKAIAKIDKNCRLIKGQVFLWKDNQTWEDLWDLDGTIAK
- a CDS encoding xylulokinase; this translates as MKDLLLAIDQGTSGCKITIFDTAGQVVSSVTKSYPTYYPEEGFVEQKPEEWWQVIKEGIQSMLEEDAICPTAIKGIGIDGTSWACIPVNQSGDVLYPAMIWLDRRAGKQADWMKEKLNEEALIALSGNPVDPAYITPKMLWLKENRPDLYQQTDKFLQSNAYIAFKLTGKYSQDYSQCYGFHFFNMKTGQWDETVADALGISLDLMAPIMQSHDVVGHVTEEVAKATGLSVGTPVVAGGLDAACCTLGAGVIHEGQTQEQGGQAGGMSIALSQPVIHPKLILGYHVIPNMWLLQGGTTGGGGTLNWFNREFGHAEQQEALEKDSNPFAVMSEEASAIPPGSDGILFLPYMKGERSPLWNSQAKGVYYGLSFDKTRAHMIRSTMEGVAYALRHNLETAEETGIQVGKLSSVGGSANSHVWTQLKADITSRTIEVPYSDHATTLGAAILAGVGVGLYKDFEDAVKQTVSIQRTHEPHQERVETYNTCYHNYLELSHLFVRSLWS
- a CDS encoding galactitol-1-phosphate 5-dehydrogenase; the protein is MKAAVLYAQKDIRIEEIEKPTIQDHEVLIKVKASGVCGSDIPRVLGTASHYYPNVFGHEFSGEVVEIGTEVTHVKAGDKVSVAPLKPCLTCEDCLSGNHALCKQYSFIGSREYGAWAEYVKAPAINVVKLPDTVSYIQGSFLEPVTVALHGLFVMDFKPMTRVAITGMGTIGLLTLQCAKIMGAKEITVFDIDDERLKVAKELGANYVINTKTDDIHEKVKDYTDGKGFEMVLETAGVPFTEMLCLEIAANKGSVMYIGTPHVAFTIEPKQFEYMNRKELTLRGSWMSYSAPYPGKEWTLGAHYLGTGQIKVEKLIDRVIPIEEIGAAFEAIEAKEVSGKIIMEL
- the fucU gene encoding L-fucose mutarotase, which codes for MLKNIPSIVSPDLLKILMEMGHGDEIVISDGNFPAAAMAQRLVRLDGHGVPDILEAILALMPLDIYVEEPVALMEVVKGDSYVPEIWDTYKKIIEEKEGQKKIAHEERFAFYERAKKAYAVVATGETSLYANIILKKGVVV